The Armatimonadota bacterium genome has a segment encoding these proteins:
- a CDS encoding arginine--tRNA ligase, producing MVDLKARLARAIREAVAFLGVEPPEAPVQLVPPGVLGDYGTPVAFQLARLLRRPPSAIAEELVGRIVPPEGVHRVMAVGGYVNFECDAAFLVRAATAPLSPFPPRPGKVLVEHTAVNPNKELHVGHLRNICLGDALSRILAYAGHEVEVVNYIDDTGRQVAETLFALHYYGLRYDGSQKYDHWVGEAYVRLHRDLEDPARQAELEPGIRDQLHRLEAGEFRGEVERILRAQLATMWRLGAEYDVLVWESDLVRAGLLRQALALLSRSPHVHRPAEGKYAGALVLDTSAFVQGLEDPYLVLVRSDGTATYTAKDIALQFWKVGLLGGLRFAPFDRQPSGKLLYTSHPEGETEVPFGGAQETINVIDVRQSYPQLVVRTALAVVGHPELAERCHHLAYETVLLEGRPISGRKGHTVSVDEVLEEAVTRARRIIAEKNPDHPDPKAAAEQVGVGAVRFAMVKTEPRKQIDFRWEQALSFEGDSGPYVQYAHARACAILRRAQDAGLTEEAADFEQATTYERELAKALLNFPEAVQSAASDRSPHPLAQYLLDLAAAWNAYYNARHPDGSPATPVLQAPPGLRGTRLQLVRQVREVLRTGLTLLGVPAPEEM from the coding sequence ATGGTGGACCTGAAGGCACGGTTGGCCCGGGCGATCCGGGAGGCAGTGGCCTTCCTGGGGGTGGAGCCTCCAGAGGCCCCCGTGCAGCTCGTCCCCCCGGGGGTACTGGGGGATTACGGGACGCCCGTGGCCTTCCAGCTGGCGCGCCTGCTCCGCAGGCCTCCTTCCGCCATTGCGGAAGAACTCGTGGGCCGGATCGTCCCCCCGGAGGGCGTCCATCGCGTGATGGCGGTGGGCGGGTATGTGAACTTCGAGTGTGACGCCGCTTTCCTCGTGCGCGCGGCCACGGCTCCCCTCTCCCCCTTCCCCCCGCGGCCTGGGAAGGTGCTGGTGGAGCACACCGCGGTGAACCCCAACAAGGAACTGCACGTGGGGCATCTGCGCAACATCTGCCTGGGCGACGCCCTGAGCCGCATCCTCGCGTACGCGGGCCACGAGGTGGAGGTGGTCAACTACATCGACGACACGGGTCGGCAGGTGGCGGAGACCCTCTTCGCCCTCCACTACTACGGGCTGCGCTACGACGGATCCCAGAAGTACGACCACTGGGTGGGCGAGGCGTACGTGCGGCTCCACCGGGACCTCGAGGATCCGGCCCGCCAAGCGGAACTGGAGCCCGGAATCCGGGATCAACTGCACCGGCTGGAGGCGGGGGAGTTCCGGGGGGAGGTGGAGCGCATCCTCCGCGCGCAGCTCGCAACCATGTGGCGGCTGGGGGCGGAATACGACGTGCTGGTGTGGGAATCCGACCTCGTGCGGGCGGGCCTTCTCCGCCAGGCTCTGGCGCTGCTCAGCCGAAGCCCGCACGTCCATCGGCCCGCGGAGGGGAAATACGCGGGGGCTCTGGTGCTGGACACCTCCGCCTTCGTACAGGGCCTGGAGGATCCGTACCTGGTGCTGGTACGCTCGGATGGAACCGCCACCTACACCGCCAAGGACATCGCCCTCCAGTTCTGGAAGGTGGGGCTGCTGGGGGGACTCCGGTTTGCGCCCTTTGACCGCCAGCCCTCCGGGAAGCTCCTCTACACCTCCCACCCGGAGGGGGAGACGGAGGTGCCCTTCGGGGGGGCCCAGGAGACCATCAACGTGATCGACGTGCGGCAGAGCTATCCTCAGCTGGTGGTCCGGACCGCCCTCGCGGTGGTCGGGCACCCGGAGCTCGCGGAACGGTGTCATCACCTAGCCTACGAGACCGTGCTCCTGGAGGGCCGTCCCATCTCGGGTCGCAAGGGGCACACGGTCTCCGTGGACGAGGTCCTGGAGGAGGCGGTGACCCGTGCCCGGAGGATCATCGCGGAGAAGAACCCTGACCACCCGGATCCAAAGGCCGCGGCGGAGCAGGTGGGGGTGGGGGCCGTGCGGTTCGCGATGGTGAAGACGGAGCCCCGAAAGCAGATCGACTTCCGGTGGGAGCAGGCCCTCTCCTTCGAGGGGGACTCGGGCCCTTACGTACAGTACGCCCATGCCCGGGCGTGTGCTATCCTCCGCAGAGCCCAGGACGCCGGCCTCACGGAAGAGGCGGCAGACTTCGAGCAGGCCACGACCTACGAGCGGGAACTGGCAAAGGCCCTCCTGAACTTCCCCGAGGCGGTACAGAGCGCGGCCTCGGACCGTTCGCCGCATCCCCTCGCCCAGTACCTGCTGGACCTCGCGGCCGCGTGGAACGCCTACTACAACGCCCGTCATCCCGATGGAAGCCCTGCCACCCCCGTGCTCCAGGCCCCTCCTGGCCTGCGGGGCACCCGGCTGCAGCTCGTGCGCCAGGTCCGGGAGGTCCTCCGGACAGGCCTAACCCTGCTGGGCGTTCCCGCCCCTGAGGAGATGTAA
- a CDS encoding trypsin-like peptidase domain-containing protein: MDTSSDPVYGTPPVAPSLPPRRGLSAGAVALVVLLAFLSGGAGGYVVPRLVEGRPALPAPVASPPTVSGTLRVVREESVIIQVVEKVQPSVVNINTLGFAQGFFGQLFPQRGAGSGVIVSSDGYILTNNHVIANATQIRVKLLDGTELEGRVVGTDPPSDLAVIKVNPQGRRLPAAELGDSSRLRVGQLAIAIGNPFGLGSTVTVGVISALNRQISDPGSGVRLDNMIQTDAAINPGNSGGALVNSAGQVIGINTAIIPQAQGIGFAIPSSVARTVMEQLIRTGSVQRPFLGVATQDITPEIASQYGLPVDYGALVVEVVPASGAEAAGIRPLDIIVEINGRRIENGADLQAEILRHRIGDVITVTVVRGGQRLQLRARLGQRPPR; this comes from the coding sequence ATGGACACTTCTAGCGATCCGGTCTACGGGACTCCACCGGTGGCACCTTCCCTGCCTCCCCGCCGGGGGCTGAGTGCGGGGGCGGTGGCCCTCGTTGTTCTGCTCGCCTTCCTGAGCGGGGGGGCGGGCGGGTACGTGGTCCCGCGTCTGGTAGAAGGAAGACCTGCCCTCCCCGCTCCGGTTGCCTCCCCCCCGACCGTGAGCGGTACCCTCCGGGTGGTCCGGGAGGAATCCGTCATCATCCAGGTGGTGGAGAAGGTCCAGCCCAGCGTGGTGAACATCAACACCCTGGGATTTGCCCAGGGCTTCTTCGGTCAGCTCTTCCCCCAGCGGGGCGCGGGCTCCGGGGTCATCGTGAGCTCGGATGGCTACATCCTTACCAACAACCACGTAATCGCGAACGCCACGCAGATCCGGGTGAAGCTCCTGGACGGCACGGAGCTGGAGGGCCGAGTGGTGGGAACCGATCCCCCCTCGGATCTCGCGGTGATCAAGGTGAACCCGCAGGGGCGGCGGCTACCGGCTGCGGAGCTGGGGGATTCGAGCCGGCTGCGGGTGGGGCAGCTGGCCATCGCCATCGGGAACCCCTTTGGGTTGGGGAGTACCGTGACCGTGGGGGTCATCAGTGCCCTGAACCGTCAGATCAGCGATCCCGGTAGCGGCGTGCGCCTGGACAACATGATCCAGACGGACGCGGCCATCAACCCCGGCAACAGCGGCGGAGCGCTGGTGAACAGCGCAGGACAGGTCATCGGGATCAACACCGCCATCATCCCGCAGGCCCAGGGCATCGGCTTCGCCATTCCCTCCTCCGTGGCCCGCACCGTGATGGAGCAGCTCATCCGCACAGGGTCCGTCCAGCGGCCCTTTCTGGGCGTGGCCACCCAAGACATCACCCCGGAGATCGCCTCCCAGTACGGGCTGCCCGTGGACTACGGAGCCCTGGTGGTGGAAGTGGTGCCCGCAAGCGGCGCGGAAGCCGCGGGGATCCGTCCCCTGGACATCATCGTGGAGATCAACGGTCGCCGCATCGAGAACGGGGCGGATCTGCAGGCGGAGATCCTCCGACACAGGATCGGCGATGTGATCACGGTCACCGTGGTCCGGGGAGGGCAGCGTCTGCAGCTGCGGGCCCGGCTCGGCCAACGTCCTCCCCGCTGA
- a CDS encoding cation-translocating P-type ATPase translates to MAQTLQLHVEGMDCAECVRTLEQALAQLPGVQQVEVLPAAEKVVIRFDPLRLNEAAVRRAVEEAGYVCKTREGEPRDGISLPILAVFGALVGLVVALVVGELSGVFQILERGIPWPLWILGTLAAGFPAFRAVVRATLRRRITAHTLMTAGVLAAAAVGEWATGCVLALFMRIGEAVERFTVHHARTALRALVRLRPQMSRVVRAGQEVEVPVEEVRPGEIVVVRPGERIPVDGVVVEGRATVDQSPLTGEAVPVEVGPGDRVFAATIALLGSLRIQATRVGSDTTFGRILHLVEEAETHRPEVQRIADRFSAYYLPVVAAVGLGTLFLRRDPLAMAAVFAVACSCAFALATPVAILASIGAAARGGVLIKGGRALEALARADVLLLDKTGTLTRGRPRLTDVVPLNGWEEVQVLALAASAEHDSEHPLAQAIRRLARERGLPVRAPEEFQALPGIGVRARLDGHEVSVCNPRVIWHPELHREVQRLAEEGKTVLCVLRDGEPLGLLAASDELRPEVPEALAELRKLGFSSMELLTGDRPEAAAAVARSLGIPYRAGLLPEDKIAVVRDYQAQGHVVVMVGDGVNDAPALAQADVGIAMGGGTDVALEAGHLVLLRSDWRLVPEAIRMARRTVRVIRTNIAFTTLYNLLGLSLAALGYLPPILAAAAQVFPDVGILLNSARLLRSR, encoded by the coding sequence ATGGCCCAGACCCTGCAACTCCACGTAGAGGGTATGGACTGCGCGGAGTGCGTGCGAACCCTGGAGCAGGCTCTCGCCCAGCTCCCCGGCGTCCAGCAGGTGGAGGTCCTGCCGGCCGCGGAGAAGGTGGTGATCCGCTTCGATCCCCTTCGGCTGAATGAGGCCGCCGTCCGCAGGGCCGTGGAGGAAGCCGGATACGTGTGCAAGACGCGGGAGGGGGAACCACGGGACGGGATCTCCCTCCCCATCCTCGCCGTGTTCGGAGCCCTGGTAGGCCTCGTCGTCGCCCTCGTGGTGGGGGAACTCTCCGGGGTTTTCCAGATACTGGAACGCGGAATTCCCTGGCCCCTGTGGATCCTGGGGACCCTGGCCGCGGGATTTCCCGCCTTCCGGGCCGTGGTGCGGGCCACCCTGCGCCGCCGGATCACCGCCCACACCCTGATGACGGCAGGCGTGCTAGCCGCGGCCGCGGTGGGAGAGTGGGCCACCGGCTGCGTCCTCGCCCTGTTCATGCGCATCGGGGAAGCGGTGGAGCGGTTCACCGTCCATCACGCTCGAACGGCCCTCCGGGCCCTGGTCCGGCTCCGGCCCCAGATGAGCCGGGTGGTACGGGCGGGCCAGGAGGTGGAGGTTCCCGTGGAGGAGGTCCGGCCGGGGGAGATCGTGGTGGTGCGGCCCGGGGAGCGGATTCCTGTGGACGGCGTGGTGGTGGAGGGGCGTGCCACGGTGGACCAGAGCCCCCTCACCGGCGAGGCGGTACCGGTGGAGGTGGGGCCGGGGGATCGGGTGTTTGCAGCCACCATTGCCCTGCTGGGAAGCCTGCGCATCCAAGCCACCCGGGTAGGCTCAGACACCACCTTCGGACGCATCCTCCACCTGGTGGAGGAGGCCGAAACCCACCGACCGGAAGTCCAGCGGATCGCGGACCGCTTCAGCGCCTACTACCTGCCCGTGGTGGCCGCGGTAGGCCTGGGCACGTTGTTTCTGCGCCGGGACCCCCTGGCGATGGCCGCGGTATTCGCCGTGGCCTGCTCCTGTGCGTTTGCCCTCGCCACGCCCGTGGCCATCCTAGCGAGCATCGGGGCCGCCGCCCGGGGCGGCGTACTCATCAAGGGCGGGCGCGCTCTGGAGGCCCTGGCCCGGGCAGACGTGCTCCTCCTGGACAAGACCGGAACGCTTACCCGGGGGCGCCCGCGTCTTACGGACGTCGTCCCGCTGAACGGGTGGGAGGAGGTCCAGGTGCTGGCGCTGGCCGCCAGCGCGGAGCACGATTCCGAGCACCCCCTGGCCCAGGCTATCCGACGGCTCGCGCGGGAGCGGGGGCTTCCGGTACGTGCTCCAGAGGAGTTCCAGGCTCTCCCGGGGATCGGCGTGCGGGCCCGGCTGGACGGGCACGAGGTCTCCGTGTGCAATCCCCGGGTGATCTGGCATCCGGAGCTCCACAGGGAGGTGCAGCGCCTCGCGGAAGAGGGAAAGACCGTCCTGTGCGTCCTGCGCGACGGAGAACCCCTAGGGCTTCTAGCGGCCTCGGACGAACTCCGGCCGGAGGTCCCCGAAGCTCTTGCGGAGTTGCGGAAGTTGGGGTTCTCCAGCATGGAGCTGCTGACCGGTGACCGACCAGAGGCCGCCGCGGCGGTGGCCCGATCCCTCGGCATTCCCTACCGGGCCGGACTCCTCCCGGAGGACAAGATCGCGGTGGTGCGGGACTACCAGGCGCAGGGACATGTGGTGGTGATGGTTGGAGACGGGGTGAACGATGCCCCGGCCCTCGCGCAGGCGGATGTGGGGATCGCCATGGGGGGTGGGACGGATGTGGCGCTGGAGGCCGGACACCTCGTCCTCCTACGGAGTGACTGGCGGCTGGTACCGGAGGCCATCCGAATGGCCCGCCGCACGGTTCGGGTCATTCGTACAAACATCGCCTTCACCACCCTCTACAACCTTCTGGGCCTCTCCCTGGCCGCCCTCGGCTACCTCCCGCCCATCCTCGCCGCCGCGGCCCAGGTCTTTCCGGATGTGGGCATCCTCCTCAACAGCGCGCGACTGCTGCGGTCCCGCTAG
- the accD gene encoding acetyl-CoA carboxylase, carboxyltransferase subunit beta — protein sequence MWDWIRRPKYEASPRRDIPAGLWVKCPGCNRPIYRKELERNLKVCTRCGHHHRMSAPERLRLLVDEGSFVEWDAGLGSVDPLGFPGYADRYEEAARRTGRREAVICGEGTIQGIRSALAVMDFDFLGGSMGSAVGEKIARTFERATERGIPVVTCSASGGARMQEGTLSLVQMAKTCAAVARLHEAGLPFVSILCDPTTGGVAASFALLGDVHVAEPGALIGFAGQRVIEQTMRQKLPEGFQTAEFLLQHGMVDLIVPRPQLKETVAQILRLLGCRAEATADERAPIG from the coding sequence ATGTGGGATTGGATCCGGCGTCCGAAATACGAGGCGAGTCCTCGTCGGGACATCCCCGCCGGCCTGTGGGTGAAGTGTCCCGGGTGCAACCGGCCCATCTATCGCAAGGAGCTGGAACGCAACTTGAAGGTGTGCACCCGCTGCGGCCACCACCACCGTATGAGCGCGCCGGAGCGTCTGCGGCTGCTGGTGGACGAAGGATCCTTCGTGGAGTGGGACGCGGGCCTAGGATCCGTAGACCCCCTGGGCTTCCCCGGATACGCGGACCGCTACGAGGAGGCGGCCCGCCGGACGGGCCGACGGGAGGCCGTGATCTGCGGAGAGGGGACCATTCAGGGAATACGCTCGGCCTTGGCGGTGATGGACTTCGACTTCCTGGGTGGCAGCATGGGATCCGCGGTGGGCGAGAAGATTGCCCGCACCTTCGAGCGAGCCACAGAGCGCGGGATTCCCGTGGTCACCTGCAGCGCCAGCGGTGGGGCCCGCATGCAGGAGGGGACTCTCTCCCTGGTGCAGATGGCGAAGACCTGTGCCGCGGTGGCACGCCTGCACGAGGCAGGCCTTCCCTTCGTCTCCATCCTCTGCGATCCCACCACGGGCGGGGTAGCGGCCTCCTTCGCCCTCCTCGGGGACGTGCACGTGGCGGAACCAGGGGCTCTCATCGGGTTCGCGGGCCAGCGGGTCATCGAGCAGACCATGCGCCAGAAGCTCCCGGAAGGGTTCCAGACCGCTGAGTTCCTGCTGCAGCACGGGATGGTGGACCTCATCGTACCCCGCCCCCAACTGAAGGAGACCGTGGCCCAGATCCTGCGGCTGCTGGGGTGCAGGGCGGAGGCAACCGCGGATGAGCGTGCCCCCATCGGTTGA